The Rahnella aceris genome contains the following window.
CTGAGCAACGCGGTCACGTGATGCTCGATTACCCGGTCAGCGGCGGGTAAAATTTCTACCTGCTCCAGCGGTTCCGGCCACGCCAGCAACAACCCGGCTCCCGCCGTGCGGGAAACCGCACCAAAGCGCATCACCACCGCGCGCTTATCCGGCTCTATCTGCCGCACATTGGAGAACAGCCAGTTCGCGGCGGCAATCAGCGTCATGGCAAACAGCGCCAGACAGGCTATGCGTCCTGCCTGAAACCACGCATTCCCCTGAAAGCGGGACAACGGATTCATGGCCGCAGCCCGTTGCTGGCGGCGGGCAAGGCGGGCGGACCTTCAACCAGTTGCCGGAACGGTGCGGCATCAGTGCGCAGCACCAGCCGGATGCCCGGCGTGATCACGCTGTTGAGCGTGTCAAGAGAGCGCAACAAATCGTACAATTCGGGGTTACTGGTCCGGGCTTTAGCGTATATCGCCGCGCTCTGAACCTGCGCCTGCGCTTCAATATTGGCTGCGCTGACCGACGCATCGGCCTTAATCACACGGGCATCGCGTTCGGCGGAAGACCGGATTTCAGCCGCCTGACGCTTACCTTCGGCGGACCGCTCGGTGGCAATGGTTTCCCGTTCTGCCCGCATGCGATCCACGGTGGCATCTAACGTCACCGACGGTAATGTCAGCCGTTCAACGCCGACCTGCACCAGTTCAATGCCATAGCTGTCGAGCAACTGGCGGGCTATCTGATCATGCAAATGCTGTTCAAAACCGGAAAGGCGGATTTTACTGGCATCAGTGTTCACCAGATCAGCCAGTGCAAAACCGCTGGTGGTGGTTTCCAGCGCCGAACCAATAAACGTTCGTATCTGCGCGGCGGCCATATCCGGCTGATTTTGTACCGCGCGGATAAAACGCTGCACATGCTGAGGATCGTTTTTCACCTGCCAGACAGTATAAGCCTGAACAATGATCCGCAGACCGTCACGGGTGCCGACATCCTGCAACCCACTGGACGTGGTGCGGATACGTAAATCCACCGGGATCGCGGTCTCCAGCGGCACCGGCAGATGCCATGCCAGCCCCGGTTGCAACAGCACACGCACCGGATTACCAAAGCGCGTGATCACCATCGCTTCGCCGGAACGCACCTGCACCAGACAGGCGGTGGCGGCAATCAGGGCCACCAGTACGATAGCAATCGTAACCCGTCGCCAGAGTCCAGGGGCCGCCGGGCCGGAATGATGATGGTGATGTCCGGCACCGTGATGATGTCCGCCATGTGCATCGTGATCGTGTCCGTGGGCTTCAGGTTGTTGGGAATCATTCACCGGGTAGTCTCCGCGTTGACAGAATGCGCCGCTTTATCCGCTCCGGGCGTAAATGGCAGGGTAAAATTTCTCAGATCCAGCACCGGCGAAGTCCCGCCGCCAATACGGTGATCAACAATCAGAACTTCCGGATGCTGCTGCATCGCCAGAATCAGCTGACTAAAATAACGGTCGGTCAGGAACGACTGTCCGCCAGCCTGATACGCCTGATTTTCTGCGTTAAAGCGCAACGCCATGACCTGCGCCTGATCGAGATTTTCGTGGCTTTGTGCACTGGCGGTATCCTGCGCCAGACGGGCAAATTGCTGTGCCGCATTCAGTTGCTGCGCGGCCTGCCCTTTCTCACCGGCAATGGCGCTTTGTGCCAGAATTTGTGCCGCCTGTACGCTGTGATAAGCATCCGCCGCACCCGCAGGTGGATGGATTGATTCAATCACCGTAGCCAGCAGTTCCACGCCGCTGTTGAGATGATCAAGCTGGCTCTGTACTTTCCGGCCAATATCTGCGGCAAGGCGTGTCTGATCACTTCCCAGCAGGCTGTCGAGCGTACGCGAGGAAAAATCATGCACCAGCACCTGGTTGGCAATACTGCGGATCAGCACCGGCATATTGTCGGTGTGATAGAGGCTCGCCATCGCCGCGCCGTCATTCATGGCGATGCGGTACACAAAGCGGACATCCATATTCATGATTTGAAAACTTTGCCTGTCACGGGTGGCACTGGCGATGATTTGTGATTTATCGCTGCTGTGGCCGGAGTCCCACAGACGGTTTGCGCTTTCAGGCGCCGGGCCTTCGGCGGTATCAGCCACCGTGACCGGTGTGGTGGTGACCGGTTCTTCGGAACCGGTGGTGAGTTCATGTACTTCGCCGTTATCAACCATCCGCGTACGGCCAAATGGCCACGGCAGACCCGCATGTAAACCGGGTTGTCGGACCGCCACCGGTTTGCCGAAGGATTCATAAATTCCGCGCTGGGTCAGCGGCACCTCGCTGATGCCCGTCAGCAGCCAACCGGTCAGCAACAAGATTGCGGCCAGCGGTAACAGTGCACGGCGCATAAAATGAAACGCCCAGATCTGACGAAGATCGATACCAAAATGCTGATGCAGTTCGTTTTGCACAAACTGTAACGGACGCGGCGGCCAGCAAATCTGCGCGGCCAGCAGGCTGCCCGCAATAAACTCCGGCTCTTTATCCTCACGCGGCGGCGAAAACATCGCCATCAGCGCCCGCAGGAAAAGCTCCAGCGCCACCAACCCCGGTAATAATCCGGTGAGCATCAGCAGGTGAGCAGGCCACACCGAAGCCTCACGGGCAAACATCAGGGCTAATGCACTCAGCAAAAACACGCCAATCATCATGCGCATCATCGGTGCGAGCTTTGCCGCTTCCGGCCATTCCAGCGGGTTTTTTAGCGTCCAGTGACGCTCCAGAACCAGTACAGCAAAGGCGCAGAGAATGAATACCGAACCGGCAAAATACCCCGCCTCACCGGCGTCATTGGCCGGTATTGGCAACTGCCATAACACACTGATGAGCACAATTGCGGCAAATGCAGGAAGCGCCTGGAAGAACACATGCGCGTCAACATAACGTAAAACAGGACGCATCCAGGGGCGGGAAATCAGACGTTGGGAAAATCCGGAAGACGCTTCCGGCATGGCGGTTTCAACAGCAGGCGCAAATTGTTGCGTCCGCCAGCGGGAGATACGCCGGGCACATTGCAGGGAGGCAGCGCAAACCCACATCGCCGCCATGATATTGCCGGTCACCCATGGCCACACCGATGCCGGAGAGACCAGATACAGCATCAGCAAGATCAGATACATCACGCTGCTGATCACCATAATGGGGTTGATCAGCCCGCTCAGCCAACGCGTGTGGGTGGCGGCAGACTGAAAGCGCAGCTGTTTACTGGCGTTATCCGTCCCGGATACTTTGTCTGTACTCATGTCCGCTCCGGCAGTGGAAAAAATACCCCGCAGCGCAGGCCTGAAGCCAGTTAGTGCGAAGTTGACCGGGCGTAACGGTATAACATTACAGAATTTTCAGCGATATGAATTTGGCCGCTTTTTTGCCCCGAATTGTAAGCATTTATCTTTAAAGGGCCACAAGCGGGTGAATAACGAAAAAGGTGCCGTTTTTAAGCGACACCTTTGAGGTTTCAGAGATTATCTTCAGCCACGTAATATTGCGGATCGTCGAGTTCGTGAGAACAGAATGGCCCGGCTTTTTTGAGCAAACTCACGCAATCATTGCTCAGATGACGCAGGCGAATGGTTTTACCGGCATCGAGATAGCGCGTGGTCAGTTTATCAATCGCCTCCACTCCGCTCGAATCCATGACCCGCGTACCGGCAAAATCCAGCACTACATTTTGCGGATCGTTTTCAGGATTAAACAGCTCGGCAAAGGTCGCGGCAGATCCGAAGAACAGCGGCCCGTCCAGCTTATACACTGCCAGGTCGCCTTTAGTTTTATGCTCGCGCACACGGATACGCGCCTGCTGCCAGGCAAAAACCAGCGCAGAGATAATCACGCCACTGATCACCGCCACGGCAAGATCGGTGAAAATCGTGATGACGGTGACAATCAGCATCACCAGTACATCAGCTTTAGGCATGCGGCGAAGACGGCGCAGCGAACTCCACTCAAAGGTGTTGTAGCAGACCACCAGCATAATGCCCGCCAGCGCTGCGACCGGCAGCAAGCCAATATAACCGGACAAACTGACCACAAACAGGATCAGTAAAATGGCGCCGACTGTACCGGAAATTCGCCCCCGACCGCCGGAGGTGAAATTAATGATCGATTGCCCAATCATCGCGCAACCGGCGAAGCAACCGAACAGACCGCAAATCGTATTCCCCGCGCCCTGCGCAATACTTTCACGGTTGCCGTTGCCCTTCTGATGACCCATTTCATCAAGCACGGTCATCGTCAGCAGCGATTCAATCAGGCCAACCAGCGCTATCACTACCGCATAGGGCAGCACGACTTTCAGCATCTCAACATTGAAAGGCGCAACCGGCAGGCTGAAGTGCGGCAACGCCCCTGAAATATCTGCCAGGTCACCCACGCGCAAGGTGTGCAGGTTAAAACCGATCGCTACGGCCGAAACGACGATCAGCGCTGCCAGCGAAGAAGGAATAATTTTGGTCAGTTTCGGGAACAGCACCACCACCAGAATCGCCAGCAACACCAGTCCGTACATCAGCAGTCCCTGCCCGGCAATCATGTGCAACTGCGCCAGCATAATGACAATTGCCAGCCCGTTCACAAAGCCGTGAACCGCAGGTAACGGCACCAGCCGGATAAATTTCCCGAGGCGGAAAACACCAATCAGAATCTGAATCAGCCCGGCAAAAATGGTCGCCCAAAGCACGTATCCCATACCGTGTTGTGCCGCCAGACTCATCAGCACCACCACAATGGATCCCGCTGCACCGGACACCATGCCCGGTTTACCGCCGAACAGTGCCGTCACCAGCCCGATAATAAACGCCGTGTGCAAACCGACAATCGGCGACAATCCGGCAACCAGTGAAAACCCGACCGCTTCGGGGACCATTGATACCGCCACCACAAATCCGGCCAGCGTTTCGTTCTTCATTTCAGACAACTTCAGACCACGCGGATTAAACATAAAACATCCGGTACATTTCCCGATCAGTTAAAAAATTGTGACAAGTATCTAAAAATGAACCAGGCGAGGCAAGGTTTATCCTGTGTACTGACAACAGTGGCGGCCACAAGCGGATCGAGATAAATGCGGTTCTCGTGTATAATGCGGGGAATTGTGGTCATTACATCGTGCGGTTATATTTAATCGTTTGATAATTAAGATATTAAGGTGAGAAAAACATGGGATTCAAATGCGGTATCGTCGGCCTGCCGAACGTCGGTAAATCTACTCTGTTCAATGCGCTGACCAAAGCGGGTATCGAAGCAGCAAACTTCCCGTTCTGCACCATCGAACCGAATACCGGTGTGGTACCAATGCCCGATCCGCGTCTCGACCAGTTGGCCGAGATTGTAAAACCGCAGCGTATCCTGCCAACCACCATGGAATTCGTGGACATCGCGGGTCTGGTCAAAGGCGCATCTAAAGGTGAAGGTCTGGGTAACCAGTTCCTGACTAACATCCGTGAAACTGAAGCCATCGGCCACGTTGTGCGTTGTTTCGAAAACGACAACATCATCCACGTTAACAACAAAGTGGATCCGGCTGATGACATCGAGGTTATCAATACCGAACTGGCATTATCTGACCTCGACACCTGCGAACGCGCGATTCACCGTGTGCAGAAACGTGCCAAAGGCGGTGACAAAGATGCGAAGGCAGAACTGGCCGCACTGGAAAAATGCCTGCCACAGCTGGAAAACGCTGGCATGCTGCGTGCACTGGATCTGACAGAGGAAGACAAAGCGGCCATCCGCTACCTGAGCTTCCTGACGCTGAAACCCACCATGTACATCGCCAACGTTAACGAAGACGGTTTCGAGAACAACCCTTACCTCGACGTCGTACGCAAAATCGCAGAGGCCGAAGGCTCCGTGGTCGTTGCTGTTTGTGCAGCGGTTGAATCTGACATCGCCGAACTCGACGACGCTGACCGTGAAGAATTCATGGCTGAACTGGGCATTGAAGAGCCGGGCCTGAACCGCGTGATCCGCGCCGGTTACGAACTGCTGAACCTGCAAACCTACTTCACCGCTGGCGTGAAAGAAGTTCGTGCATGGACCATCCCTGTCGGCGCAACGGCTCCGCAAGCCGCAGGTAAAATCCACACTGACTTCGAGAAAGGCTTCATCCGCGCACAAACCATCGCGTTCGAAGACTTCATCACCTACAAAGGTGAGCAAGGCGCGAAAGAAGCCGGCAAAATGCGTTCAGAAGGCAAAGACTACATCGTTAAAGATGGCGATGTGATGAACTTCCTGTTCAACGTCTGAACCGAACTTCAGTTTCCGCTCCACACAGAATCCACGCCCTTGCGTGGATTTTTCTTTTTTATCCCCCCCCCTAAAATCGCCCTCAGCTCCCTCTTTTATTTCTCCTTCCGCTCTGTTACGGGATATATTAAGGGCACTATCGTAAATTTTCTCTTTGTAACGGGTAACATCTCAATGGCACTGATCCCAAAAAACTACCAGCGTCTGGAAAGCGGATATCGCGAGAAAGCGCTAAAAATCTATCCGTGGGTGTGCGGACGTTGTTCGCGGGAGTTTGTGTATTCAAACCTGCGTGAATTAACGGTTCACCATATCGACCATGATCATACCAATAATCCGGAAGATGGCAGTAACTGGGAGTTGTTGTGCCTGTATTGTCATGACCACGAACACTCGAAGTACACCGAAGCAGATCAGTACGGTTCAACGGTGGTGGCCGGTGAAGATGCGCAAGATGATGTCGGTGCCGCCACCTACAACCCGTTTGCCGATTTACAGGCGATGCTGAATAAGAAGAAATAGGGTCGATTCCGCTCCGCTCCTCCAGCAAAACTAAAAACCCCGGTATTCACCCAAATCCACGCGATGCCGTGGATTTTTTATGATGAACGAGGCGATTTCCGCCACATAAGTTAGTCCCCTGATATTTTTCTTGCATCCCAAAACGCCATGCGCATAATCGCAAATTCAAATAATAATGATTCTCAGTCCTTTTTACATTAGGGTTACATTATGCGCGAAAAAATTTCACCCACAGGGTTTAAACCGACCCTGCTGGCACTCTTCGTCAGCGTAAGCTGCATGCCTGCGATGGCGGCCACCGCCCCTGCTCCGGCGACCAGCTCAACGGCGGCGACAGGCGATACCATGACTATCGTCAGTACGCCGGATAATGAATTCAAACCCGGCGGCAATGAGCTGGTTCCGGCCTATCTGGACGGTCAGGTCGCGCATGGTGGTCGCCTTGGCATGCTTGGCGAACAGAAGGCAATGGATGTGCCGTTTAACGTCATCGGCTTCACGTCAAAACTGATTCAGGATCAGCAGGCGCGGACCATTGCTGACGTGGTGCGCAATGATGCCACCGTCCAGAACGTGCAGGGATACGGCAACTTCGCCGAAACCTACCGCATTCGTGGCTTCCAGCTCGATGGCGATGACATGACGTATGGCGGATTGCCGGGCGTGGTGCCGCGTCAGGTGATGGATGCGTCGTTAATCGACCGCGTAGAAATCTTTAAAGGTGCGAACGGATTACTGAACGGCGCGGCGACAAGTGGCGTAGGCGGCATGATCAACCTCGAGCCGAAGCATGCGGATGACGCGCCACTGACCCGTGTCGGCGTGGATTACACCTCCTCTTCTCAGGTTGGTGGCACCCTGGATCTGGGCCGTCGTTTTGGCGATGACAACCAGTTCGGTGTCCGTCTGAATGCCGTTAACCGTGAAGGCGAAACCGGTATTGATGGTGAGAAAAAACGCACCACCGCAGCCTCACTGGGCCTCGATTATCGCGGTGACCGCCTTCGTACCTCTGTGGACATGGGCTATCAAAAGAAAACCTTCCACGACGCCCGTCTTGGCGTGAATATCAGTGGTGTGGATTTCATCCCTAAAGTGCCGTCCAACAGTCACAATTACAGTCAGGACTGGGTATACAGCAATATTGAGTCCGAATTTGGTATGGCCAAAGCGGAATATGATGTGACTGATGACTGGACAGTGTATGGCGGCGTTGGCGCACAGCATTCGCATGAAACCGGCGACTATGCTTCCCCTGCGCTGAAAGATGCTGACGGAACGGCAACGATTGGTCGTCTGGATACCAACCGCATCATCAATAATTTCAGCGGAATGGCGGGAATTCGCGGCAATTTCGATACCGCCTTCATCACCCACAAGGTGAATTTTGGTTATTCCGCCCTGACTTCACGCAATAATACGGCGTGGCGTATGGCCTACGGTGCCAATGCTGAAAACACCAATATTTATCACACCACGAATGTCCCGAACCCGACACCTAATCTGTCTGGCGGTAATTATGACGACCCGCTGACCACCGGGCGTAACCGGACTCAGGGCTATCTGTTAACCGACACGATGGGCATCCTGGATGATACCCTGTTGTTCACCGTCGGCGCCCGTCATCAGAAAGTGATCGTCCGTAATTACAGCAATGCGACCGGCGCTGAAGACGTGTCATCACGTTACAGCGACAGCCGCTGGATGCCGACGTACGGGGTTGTGTATAAACCGTGGCAGGTGATTTCCCTGTACGCCAACCACACCGAGTCTTTACAGCCGGGCGATGTGGCACCGAATAACGCGAAAAACTACGGTTCGACCACCGGCATTGCCCATTCAAAACAGAACGAAGTGGGTGTAAAAGCGGACTTCGGGCGTGCAGGCGGTTCACTGGCATTATTTGAAATCAAAAAACCGTCAGGCATTTTGGACAGCAATAAATTCTACAATCTGGACGGTGAACAACGTAACCGGGGCGTGGAGCTGAACGTCTTTGGCGAACCGGTGCTGGGCCTGCGTCTCAACGGCAGCGCGACCTGGATTGATCCGGAAATGACCAAAACCGAAGACAACACCTATAACGGTAAAGATGCGATTGGCGTGCCGCGCTACAACCTGGTGCTGGGTGCGGAATATGACATCAAACCGGTTGACGGCCTGACGGCCACCGCGCTGGTGAACCATTCCGGCTCACAGTGGGCAGACTCAGCCAACACGAAGAAAATCGACGCTTATTCCGTTCTGGATCTTGGCGTGCGTTACCGCACCAAAATCAACCAGAATGATATGGTCTGGCGTGCCGGTGTTGATAACGTGACCAATGAAAAATACTGGTCAAATATCGACAGCACCGGAACCTATATTTATCAGGGAAAAACGCGCGCGCTCAAAGTCTCCATGACGTACGACTTCTGATACGGATATAATCTGATACGGATATAAAAAGGGGATGCATTCAGCATCCCCTTTTTTATTGCCGTGCGAATTTTTTATTGGCTGTTTTCCGGCAGCGGTAAACTGACCGTGACCATCAGCCCGCCGTGCGTTCTCTTCTCCGCATGGATCCCCCCGCCGTGCGCTTCACAAATCGCACGGGCGATGGATAAACCCAATCCGCTGCCCCCGGAATGTCGTGCGCGGGAAGAGTCCGCCCGGCTGAAGCGTTCAAACATAACAGGCAGAAAACTGTCATCCACACCCGGACCCTTGTCCCGGAACGTTATGTCATAACCGCCATTGCGGGGCGCGATGGCGATGTCCAGACGCCGTCCTTCCTGCGCATAACGCAGCGCATTTTCCATCAGAATGGTAAATACCTGCCCGAGCCGGAACGGGTCACCGACATAACGGCACGGCGTCTCCGGCGTCAGGGCGATGTCAAAACCGGCTTTCGTCGACTGAGGTTTCAGCCAGGTCATCCGCTCGCGCAGCAGATCTGCCAGATCCAGTTCTGTCTTGCTGAGGTTAAGCTGACCGGCATCCGCCAGCGACAGCAGATGCAGTTCGTCGATCAGACGGTTCAGATGCAAAAGCTGTGTCATCACCATCTGCAATTGCTGCGGCTCCGGGCGGAAAACACCGTCCAGCATGCCCTGTAAACGCCCCACCGCCGCCGTGAGCGGTGAGCGCAGTTCATGTGCCATCGCCACATGGGAGGCTCGCAGCTCCCGCTCATAACGCGAAAGTTGCAACATCATGGCGTTAAAATCATCGGTGAACTGAATCAGTTCCGCCGGCGCATTTTTCACCGGCTCAGCCCGCGTATTAAAATCTCCCTGCGTTACCGCACGCGCCACCTGGGCCAGACGGCTGAATTGTGACGAAAGCGGTCGCGCGGCTTTTAATCCCAAAATAGCGATAAACGGCGTCACCACGACGACCAGGATGCCAACCATGATCCAGTCGGCCGAGGCGATGGAGGGATCGGAGTAACGCGCCCCCCAGCCCTGATCGACAATCTCATGAAACCGCGCAAGATTAAGATCCGGATTATCCCGCAGCACGTAAAACTCTGCCCTGAGCGCGGGAGACATATGGTGCAATACCCAAAGATTCTCAATGACAAAACGCAGCCACATGCACAGAGCAATCACAACGACACTGCCGATGGCCAGCGTCAGGATCCGCACACAAATCCAGCGCCACAGGGACTGATAGTGAGAGTGGTGGTTCATGGCTGTCTGAACCGGTAACCGACGCCGCGCACATTGACTAACACGTTAACGATGCCTGCGGATTCGAGTTTTTTACGCAAATTATAGACATGCGTATCGACCACCCTTTCCAGCGCCTCGCTTTCCGGCAGGCAATGCTCCAGCAAATACTGACGTGAGAACGGGCGTGTTGGTGCCCGCATTAATGTGCTCAGTACGCCAAATTCTGTCGGGGTTAAATCAAGATAATGCGGTTCGCCCGAGGCAGAGCTAACCGCCGCCGTCAGCGCCCCGACATCCACGTCGAGACCCTGCCAGCGCAACACAGCAGACGTGTTGTTTTCGTCTGTCGCCACACGACGCAGTACCGCCTGCACCCGCGCCACCACCTCACCGGGGTTGTAAGGTTTGACCACATAATCATCCGCACCGAAGCGCAGCGCGCCAATTTTATCGGGCATGTCGCCCATCGCCGTCACCATAATCACCGGCGTGCTGCTTTCACGCCGCAGCGATGCCAGCACATCAGTGCCGCGCATCCCGGGCAGCATCACATCCAGCAAAATGAGATCCGGCTTCCAGCGCAGCGCATGCTCCAGCCCGGAAACACCGTCACCGGCAATCTGTACGTCATATCCTTCGCGTTTTAAATACGCATCGAGAACGTCTGCCGCATCGGCATCATCTTCAATAATCAGGATCCGCTTTGTTTGCATTGAGTCGCCCTGGCTGTTTCATCATAAATTCCCGGCAGTTTACTGACCCTGCCTCTCCCGACTTCCGGTTTCAGATGCGGCTGCAATCCGCTACGAACCATACGTTTAGATGATGAGGAATCACAATGATATCCATAAAACTAATGCTTCACATTACCTGTTTACGCATTTTCTGCCCGGCTCCCCAGTTCGACCACCACCTGATGCTCGTTACCGTCATCCGTCAGCGGGATCAGATCACCGTCCAGGGCATGGCCATCCAGCGTGACACAGTAGTCGCCGGTGTTGTGCCGCACCGTTATCAGGTAACGGCTGCTGCCTTGCTGATACGTCACCGTGATTTCCGGCCACAGCGCAGGCAATTTGCTGTGGATGGCGATAGCATCGCCATGGCGTGTAATGCCCAGCAATGATTCGGTGATCAACCGGTATGTCCAGCCCGCAGAACCGGTATACCAGCTCCAGCCCGCGCGACCGCTGTGCGGATCTACCGAATAAATATCGGCGGAAATCACATACGGTTCCCCTTTATAGCGGCTGACCGCCTCCGGCGTGAGGCTGTGATTGATCGGGTTAATCATCGACATCAGTTCCCAGGCGCGTTCGGTGTTGCCCTGTCGGGCAAACGCCATCACCGCCCAGATAGCTCCGTGGGTATACTGCCCGCCGTTTTCACGCACACCCGGCAGATATCCGCGGATATACCCCGGATTCGGGCCGTTGCCGTCAAATGGCGGCGTCAGTAATCTGATCAACCCCGCATCGTTATCGACCAGACGCTGATCGACCGACCGCATGGCGCTGGCGGTGCGTTCAGGTGTACCGGCTCCGGAAAGCACCGACCAGCTTTGCGCGATAGCATCTATCTGGCATTCGTCGTTCATATGCGAACCCAGTGTTTCACCGCTGTCGAAATAACCGCGCAGATACCACTCACCGTCCCACGCATGCTTGTTGAGGTTTTGCTTCAGCAGCGCCGACTGCTCGCGGCACAGGGTGGCGATAGCGATGTCCTGACGCTCTTCTGCCAGTGCGCCATAACGTTGCAGAACGTCGTAGAGGAAAAAGCCCAGCCAGACACTTTCCCCGCGCCCGCCCAGCCCCACCAGATTCATGCCGTCATTCCAGTCTCCCGCGCCCATCAGCGGCAGTCCGTGCTCACCCATTTTCAGACCATGCTTCAGCGCACGCACACCGTGCTGCCAGAGACTTTCCTGCGTTGCGCTGACCTGCGGTTGCTCGTAGAACGACTCCTCACCTGCCTCCAGCAAACGTGCCTCGAGATAAGGCACGGATTCTTCGGCAATGCCATGATCGCCGGTGACCGTGATGTAATGGCTGATGGCCAGCGGCAGCCAGAGATAGTCGTCAGAACAGCGGGTACGCACGCCGTTGCCGGTTGGCGGATGCCACCAGTGCTGGACATCGCCTTCAATGAACTGCCTCGACGCACATAAGAGGATCTGTTCGCGCATCCGTTCCGGCGCCGCGTGGCTTAGCGCCAGCGTATCCTGCAACTGGTCACGGAAACCGAACGCCCCGCCGGACTGATAATAGCCGCTGCGCGCCAGGATCCGGCTGGCTAAGGTCTGGTAAATCAGCCAGCCGTTGGCGAGCAAATCAACCGATTTATCCGGCGTGGTGATCTGAATTTTATCCAGCACCTGATGCCAGTGATGATGAATGCGATCCAGCTCAGCCTGCGCCGCGCCTTCCTCAAGATACTGATGAATGAGCGCTTCGGCATCTGCGGCATTCTGCCCCAGACCCAGCGCGAAAATAAAGGTGCGCTGGTCGCCGTCGATAAGCGTTGTGGCCGACTGCACCGCGCCACAAGGATCCAGCGCCGCACCGGTTTTATCGGAAAGACGCTGATTTTTCATGGCTGCGGGCATGGCCGCAGAACCGGTGCGACCAAAGAACTCGCGACGGTCACCGCTGACCGAGCAATGTGCGCCGGTGACCGCAAAGAAAGCGGTGCGTTCAGAACCGTTGCTGGTGTAATGATTGGTCGCCAGTACGCCGCAACCTTTTACCACGTGCGCGGCCGAAGTCACGATATGCATCGCGGACTTGGCACGTAAATCCGCCATCACCCATTCGGCATAACCGGTCACCGACAATCTGCGCGGCCTGCCGGAGAGGTTAGTCAGGGTCATGATAATCAGTTTG
Protein-coding sequences here:
- a CDS encoding TonB-dependent receptor, which translates into the protein MREKISPTGFKPTLLALFVSVSCMPAMAATAPAPATSSTAATGDTMTIVSTPDNEFKPGGNELVPAYLDGQVAHGGRLGMLGEQKAMDVPFNVIGFTSKLIQDQQARTIADVVRNDATVQNVQGYGNFAETYRIRGFQLDGDDMTYGGLPGVVPRQVMDASLIDRVEIFKGANGLLNGAATSGVGGMINLEPKHADDAPLTRVGVDYTSSSQVGGTLDLGRRFGDDNQFGVRLNAVNREGETGIDGEKKRTTAASLGLDYRGDRLRTSVDMGYQKKTFHDARLGVNISGVDFIPKVPSNSHNYSQDWVYSNIESEFGMAKAEYDVTDDWTVYGGVGAQHSHETGDYASPALKDADGTATIGRLDTNRIINNFSGMAGIRGNFDTAFITHKVNFGYSALTSRNNTAWRMAYGANAENTNIYHTTNVPNPTPNLSGGNYDDPLTTGRNRTQGYLLTDTMGILDDTLLFTVGARHQKVIVRNYSNATGAEDVSSRYSDSRWMPTYGVVYKPWQVISLYANHTESLQPGDVAPNNAKNYGSTTGIAHSKQNEVGVKADFGRAGGSLALFEIKKPSGILDSNKFYNLDGEQRNRGVELNVFGEPVLGLRLNGSATWIDPEMTKTEDNTYNGKDAIGVPRYNLVLGAEYDIKPVDGLTATALVNHSGSQWADSANTKKIDAYSVLDLGVRYRTKINQNDMVWRAGVDNVTNEKYWSNIDSTGTYIYQGKTRALKVSMTYDF
- a CDS encoding sensor histidine kinase, translating into MNHHSHYQSLWRWICVRILTLAIGSVVVIALCMWLRFVIENLWVLHHMSPALRAEFYVLRDNPDLNLARFHEIVDQGWGARYSDPSIASADWIMVGILVVVVTPFIAILGLKAARPLSSQFSRLAQVARAVTQGDFNTRAEPVKNAPAELIQFTDDFNAMMLQLSRYERELRASHVAMAHELRSPLTAAVGRLQGMLDGVFRPEPQQLQMVMTQLLHLNRLIDELHLLSLADAGQLNLSKTELDLADLLRERMTWLKPQSTKAGFDIALTPETPCRYVGDPFRLGQVFTILMENALRYAQEGRRLDIAIAPRNGGYDITFRDKGPGVDDSFLPVMFERFSRADSSRARHSGGSGLGLSIARAICEAHGGGIHAEKRTHGGLMVTVSLPLPENSQ
- a CDS encoding response regulator, with amino-acid sequence MQTKRILIIEDDADAADVLDAYLKREGYDVQIAGDGVSGLEHALRWKPDLILLDVMLPGMRGTDVLASLRRESSTPVIMVTAMGDMPDKIGALRFGADDYVVKPYNPGEVVARVQAVLRRVATDENNTSAVLRWQGLDVDVGALTAAVSSASGEPHYLDLTPTEFGVLSTLMRAPTRPFSRQYLLEHCLPESEALERVVDTHVYNLRKKLESAGIVNVLVNVRGVGYRFRQP